ATGTACTCCAACTCAACAATATTCAATCTAAACCACATATATCACTATAATTAATCTCCAAACTCAAAATCTCAACAATTTCATAAGAGCTAGGGTTCTTACCTTCTCCAAATATTATAGGATTATAACCCAATAATCTCCTCAAGTTAGATTGACCCTAAACCCATTAAAACATCAAAATCTCAAAACCCCAAAtactaaatttttgaaaatgagaaGAGAGGACAGAAACTAGGAATACAGTTTCCTTACCTTTTAATATACTGGACTTTGTAGAGAATTCCGAGACGAACGCGTGGCCGCAGATgactcgtcaatcggagctcttAGGAAAAAAAGTTATGGAGGATTGAATTATGAGTGAGGGTTTGTGTTCTTCTCCTATTCCCCATTGCTTCAAAGTGATTCCCCTTGGTTTGGAGAAGAAGAGCTGAAGCTCTTTACTTAAATGGATGTTGGGTTGGACCTTGGGCCTAATATGAGTCCGGTTCAATCGGTTTGGCTCGTTCGACCTAATTTTGggtcaaattttttaaaattagtgtcaaaattttcgttttaattttctctattattttaaaccttaaaaatcatatttttatttttttctagaataaattacaatttatggattaattatatattaattaaccgggtttacaATATTCCctaaataatttgaaaatacgacaaaaataactaattattattatttttttataagtgacaaaaaaattttatatttagcaAACCACTTATTTATTTGATCTGAATCTTTTAGTaacatttaaataaatatttagaagaTGTACAAAAAAATTTGGGACAAACTTTAATCTctagatttttctttttattttttaaaaaaatacggtcattcataataaaaaaaacttttaaaaaaatttatttgacgtaaaattatcaaattttaaggatgaaaaggttttctatttttaataataattgcAAAAATTACATCAAAGTCTTATCTCTaaagtttcttttttttagaatatatatttaatatctaCTTTTTTGTcgtatttttaaatcttttaaggACTTATCtgttgttaatatttttttgaaattctttTTATCagcaatataaatttttaattaccattttagtaatttattctaaaaaaattattagttatataatatttttttagtatataattatatatatttctcagtattttaattataataataatatagttaGGTATCTTTTAAACTACTCCTTTATAGTcagtattttaattattgaaatGGATATgatcattttttaattattttttgaatgaGGGTGTAATTTACAAATTACAATATAAAATTAGGTACATATAACTACTGGTCAATATATGTGCTTTAAACAACTTAATGTTATATCTAGTAAAACACAGAGtaatacctcaaataatatttaagaaatttttaattaaacacTTTAATTCTGATCATTTTTAcgtcaaattttattttaaaaaatagataaattaatatttactgTTGTTCAATAAAAACATAACAACCTCTAAACATATAAGAATATagacaaacaaaaaaaagaaaagatttatttatgtaacaaaacaaaaatttaaaaattgatttagtaattaaaatttgaataaagCTCTGAATCCAAACAAAATCCGTATTTAAGTTTATCCAAGTTGTTATAACAACTTTTCAAATCACGTGtaccttttcttttttcttctccttctcctcctcctcctcctatttcttcttctttttcttccaaattCGCgcaagttctttttcttcccttctccttctcctccttattcttctcctcctctttcttACTTCTTTCAAATTTGTACACGCAGATTTTTTTTCCTTCCCTCtttttctcctccttcttcttctcctcctcttagagatcatcaattcaattcagaatACCTGTGTTCCTTCAATTCAAAACAATTCATAATGAACCGTACATGTTATTAaagtgaaacaattgtatagtactaaatgaacgaaacattatctattatataaaatcaaattcaaaataggTTTCTACATAATAAACCGAACACATTAtaaggtgaaacaattgtatagtactaaatgaatgaaacattattcattatataaaataaaattcaaaatacatgTGTCTACAATTTAGAgatattcaattcaattcaattcagaacACCTGcgtccattcaattcaattcataattAACCGAACATGTTATTAAAgtaaaacaattgtatagtactaaatgaacggaacattatccattatataaaatcaaattcaaaataggTTTTTGCATAATAAACGGAACACATTATTAAGGTAAaacaattatataatattaaatgaaCGGAACattatctattatataaaatcaactTCAAAACATCTGTATCTACAATTTAgagattatcaattcaattcagaacACCTGcgtccattcaattcaatttagcAATTGCATTCCATTTAATTCGATTGAAAAATAATCCATTAGCAAAATGTTGGTGTTATTGGTGATGACGATAACGAAAGGGGGGGAGGAAGAGGTATGCGTGtatttgaaagaagaagaagaagcagggGAGAAGAAGCAcggggagaagaagaagaaaaagcgcGTGTAATGACGCTCTTTTAATGAGAGTGATTTTTGTTGGTATTGGACCTACTTGGATAAACTTGGATGAAAAAATACTTAATTGTGTAGCATatcttattaaaatttattgaagttGATCGTATTTGACCTAAACTTTTTTATTTGGAATAATATTTTGAAAGGTAACTATTctgttaaaaaaatatctttcacAAAAAGAAAATCTTTTACATATAAATGCCTAAAATTTAGTGAAACATGTGTGCTAAAACTTTTTTTCCCCATAGTTTTAAAGACTTTTTCCTCTTAAATGGTAGAATTTATTCTATTAGACATTAGTTATTGATCATTTGATTGTGAGTTTATCATATTAGAATATTTTTCTTGGAAAATAACGAAGAATTAGAAAAGCTTGATTTACAGGTGTCGTCAGACTGCCAGCAAGGAACGAGGGTTCAAGGATTACAGCTCCATTCACATTGTAAGCAATCCAATTATGACTCATTGAACATGCATGCAAGTCATGCAACAATGCTTAACTTGAAGCATGGAATAACAATTGTCATAACagaatgaaaaaagaaaaaccacTTACAAATTATTGCTGCTTTACTCGTGAGAGTTCATGAGTGCTAATATTAATTTGAAACTAGAAAAATGGATATATAACTTAACAGCAGTATATTCCAATAACATGCATTACAACCCGTGTATTATTATATTTCTGAGCCTCTTCTCTCGGTTtgctatgtatatatattataataaagaCATTCTACAGTGTACACCAATCTCATTGGATGACTTTGGCATTTGTCATccagtaaaaattcaaaaaatcatgTGAACCCAATTGATACATATTCACTACAAATCTTAGCTTGTGGTCCATCGTGTTAAAATTAGTGTGAAATATGAGTTCCAAGGGAAAAAAGAACCAATCCTTTTATGTTCTCCTTTTCTTGCCTTTGCTGATTTGATTTTTCTCTTAAGTATTAAGCAATTTCGTGAGACCAACTCAACACAGCAACCATAGCAGGAATGTTGAACCTGGTTGTCAAGATTATTATTCAAGAACACTGCCTGGTTAGAAATTCTTCTGATGATAACAAACCATTGATAAGGCGTTTAAGCCTTTCTGCGCCGGGGCCAGGCCTCAGTTCAGTGATATTTCTTATGTCAGAATATGATTTGCTGGTGTTAGGATTTACTTGTTTGAACCACTTGCCAGGAACATAACCTTCCGCATTTCGTCCCAAGAGTTCAGTATCGATCTTATCCAGGACTGGTTCCTTCCGGCCAAATTTCCGAGCAAAAGGAGCATTGCTTTCCACCATCTTCTGGTAGTTATTATCTGTAAGGTAGTGCGGATGCTGTTTCGGAGGGTTGTCCCATGATATGAAGTGAAGGTCATGGTTGACCGTGGTGTTGCGAAATTCGTCAGCATTGCAGATGACAGTGTGGAAATAGCCTTCAGGGGAAGATAGAAAGTTGGCATAATACATCAAGACTATTCTAGGCAAGTTATCCCATCCCCATAAACAGTACTCAACAAATTGGCGCGATAGCATCATCCAAGCAGAGCCTGAAAAAGGTAAGATAGCATCAAAATTAGCAGAGAACTAGAATTGATAGTTTTCAGttcacattttctttttgtttcccACCAGCATCCAAACCCTACTATGGAGGACCGACTAATTTGGCTCGGGGTTAGTCATTGCCCCTCAATTTACCTTACCTTTCAAAATGCTGCTAGACCAACTCAATGTTGGTAACTCCACATTTTTTTCAAGTCTTCTAGTTATGGAAAGCTCTTATTTGGTAAGGTGCTGTATTTCACATATTTAAGTAAACCTGGTTTAAATGATATCATGTTTAACCAAATATATTCAAAATAGGTCTAAATACCTAATGTATgaattaaatggtttatgagtAAGGAATAATGGAATATAGTACAGTTCATAAGGGACGGCTTGAAAAGGACTAGTACTATATTAGGAACACCGGCTGAGAGCATGGAAAATTTTAGCTGAAGAGAAATGTGGGAAATTGTAGGCTAACGAAAAAGGAATGGACAAAAGGGAGAAAGGTTATATAATTCTTAGAAATCATTCTCAACCACTGGCTAGTGGCTACTCTGAACTGTCAACAATTAATGTATATTGGATTCAAGATACTATCATCATTGTTCTGTTTTCcattttttctctccttttatTACTAGTGTTTGACTTAGATTTCTTTTCCGTATCCGCTTGCTTGTTTGGATTTTGTAATTACTAATTACAACCAACATGTCTTTTATAGCACATTACCATTTAAATgttgtaaaatttaaaataataaaagagattttgACAGAAATTAATATGTATCAGATAGCAGGTTTTTCTCACCTGTAAACAGCTTATATTGTGTGGGCACACTTCTTCTCTCTGTCACCCAAAACACATCAGATTTATTGACGCTATAAAGAGCTGGATCAATTATAACTGGCTTCGCTCTCTGATCCCTAttggaaggaaaaagaaaaataaaaaaaattaagtctCACTTATAACGAAGAGTTACATTTGACATTTAACATTTAACATAATCATAAGTTACTTTAGAAGGAAATGTTATAAAATAATATGCAATTAAAAGTGAAGTTAATGTTACTGAAAACTTAAAAGGATTTACAACAACATACTCTTTCCAACCAATATCACTGGTGTGCTCAATGAAGTTTAGATGTCTCGGAATAGATGATAGTGTATGTAGCAGATCTGTTCAGCAAAATAGATGAAGTAAATTGAACTTATCACTGAACTAGTACTAGCAAATTCAAACAACAAAAGAACCATGAAAATTCTCCAGAATTCAAACTTTGTTCTATGAATATCAGTTGGTAATACATTCTATTTCCATGGCATAATGTGGTCATTGGTCACACTTAACATCTAGCTGATGAGCAGACTAACAAGACAGAACTCAATTTGAAAACACAAACTGGGACCAGATCATAccaattcaatttcaaaaagcCTCCAAATTTATCTtaagattaaaattagctacaaccaagaaaaaaaagaacacCCTAAGAAACAACAATCAGATGAGGTTCCCCACtgcatccaaattccaaaacaCAAAAGCATATCATTGAAATCATTAACACCAAACTCCACAAAATTGTCCAGTCCAGCCTCATTTCAAAAACAaatcaactccaagaaaagcgaACACACtaaccaacaaaaagaaaaagtttaaACCCAACATCGTTTTAGTCGTCAAGACACAAACTTGACAAAGAAAAACGAACAACCGACGAAAAGGGTCATAAAAAAAACATTGAACAaagttgttagttgttagttgtTACCATCTTGTGTGACCAACGGATAATCCGAAGCGCTAAGGTTGATGAACCAGTCCCAGTCACCACCATCTCTGAGCAAAATGGCAGCAGCGTGAAGCGTGTTTGTAACCATGGTAGGTCCCCTGTAAGTTACCAAATTAGCCTTGACCACCATCCTGACGTTCCCAACAGCAGCAAACAAAGGCTCTTCCCTAACGAACTTAGCAAGGTCCAGTCTTTCGTGCGCAGGAGCTTCAAGATCGAGGTGAACAGCGTACTGGTTCCTTGGATGGTAAAGCGCCTTGAGAGTCCTCTTCAAAGTTTCACCGTCTCCCATTGAACCGGAGATCAAGTAGGCGATCCTTGGAACAGTGTTAATGGAAGATGTAGGAGAGAGGTTGAGCTTGGACTCAACAAAATTGGGAAGTTGATGGTGAGTGTTGAGGCGTGAACGGTAGAGGTAGAGTAAGGAGGTTGAATCTGAGGAGATGAAGATGGTGAGGAGTATGAGTATGGTGGATATGAGTAGAGAGAAGACTAGTGGTAGGaaccatttcttcttcttctgttgcttgttgttgctgttgttgttgttggagTCCATGGAAGagtgtgaagaaggtgatggaGGTTGCAGAGTTGAAGTGTAGAGAATGGTTTTTGAGGTTTGTGGAAAGGGGAAAGGGCGGCGCAGAATAAGGAAGTGTGCGCCGGAGGATCTATGCAAGGGGGTGAAGTGCGCACTTTACTATCAAGTGAGCAGAGATAGATTGGAGAAACGAAAAACAACATCTATGATCTATCTACTCTCTCTCCCTCACAGTCTCACCTTTGTTAATAActaaatttcaatttaattaaCATTAGCGTACAACTACAAACATACCATAGACTCATAGAGGGATTTTTTCctgtaataaattaaaaaatatatatattttaactttaaatACTAGTATATGTTTTTTGtgagaaataataatttttttatttataataaaaaaatcctaCCATATAGACTATCTCGATATagaaattcaaaaaacaaaaaatcagtTATTAAGTTAATCATAATATATttgtgtttatatatatatacataatttttaaattatttttaatatatattttaattttaatatattttatataaataattaatttaataactaatttttatctATACATAATACAATTGTATATTATTTGGTAAAAgagataaaaattatttattgtttacattttgtttcaataaaataaaattataaatcaatatttttaaGTACCAATcgataacattttttttttgtacgaaaaattttggaattaacaattttttaatattttttattattatttgtggtTAGTACAAgcactaaattatttttaataagtaaaatttattaatttatatgtataaacTATATTGATTCatatgtataaaattttgataaatataaatataaattatatatattttatgtgtaaaatatttataaatataaatataaattattattgattaaatactaacaaaaaaataataatatttattgactATGTTAACATTGtctttttgtaaaatttttaaagcagcATTATTACACTAAATATTCCTAAAACAATATTGTTAtgcaaattatttttaatataatgtATAAATATGTGTATTATAGCAATATGATATAATGTTGTGAATTATCCGAGTAGAGTGCCAAAAATCATTGGCATCGATTTTTTGCAACTCACGGCGTGTGTATGTGTAGAAATTACACCAAGTGATTTTCattatttaattgaattttttaaaaaatattcaaattttattatttaatttttttaaaattcagaaattgcactcaaatgattttcttattttttttaaataatagaaTTCGTCTTTAACAATTTCTCTTTTCGTATTCGCTCTCATATTCtaataaaattgtaaaataattcaatattttcaaatttaaaaaagcatatataaaaaaatttccgTTATTACTAATCAATTATACTATTAGTTTTTGTGATCGTCACTAATGCACCAGAATGTAGaaatgtaataaataaataaataaagatccGTAGTTGACTTTTAGAATTGACTGAGGAGACTAGGAAATCAATGGTGAATCCTTATACACGCTGCGTTCACATTTTTACACCCGGCTTTAGATTAGATCAATTATTGTCTTCATGTCTTGTGCTTATGGTGATAGAAAGAATCCATTATCTCCCATGATTTAcctctaatttattttttaatcaaacaATTAGTTCGACCCTGTCGGGTTTATTGTCCTTTTTTCTTACAAAAAATCGTCATTATGCTTGCTTTGAGAATTATTCGACTCTTCAAGACTTCAACTCTCAAGTCTCAActtattccttttcttttttttttttctttttttttgtgacaggaaacttattccttttcttttcttgcaaGGTGTTGcgataatttttaattatatttaattaaactttAAAACGGTTGTTACATACATTTATATTCAATTAATGACACATGTATAGTAGTGGTAATTTACCAAGAGCTACTGTtcactttttagtttttactgCTACTATAAACAATAGAATATACCCGTAAATGTCAAGCAAGTTTTTGGTTATAAAATTAGTTAAGTTGTTATTCATTTTAACTATATTAATGTGCGTATATATAAAACTTAACTACTATatcagttattaatataaattatatattaaaatataaaatatatatatatatataaatttattataattaattaattgatttagtaattaattttatatatacagaatatttttatatttatttgtgTTAGTACTTAGTAGTACTAATGATAGTTCagttttaaacaaaatttaatgaataattgATGGGTTAATTAAAAAGCTAAAGGTTATTACAGAGAGTTAGTGGCTAGTGCTAACATATAAGTTTTAACTACAAATTaaggtttttttatttaaattaaataaaaaagtttaatattatcatatttttctaaatcaatttttaaaacaGAAATCTCCTattcttattattatataaattattttaggATTGTATATATTAGAtgatatattaaatattatatcctaggataatttatttatgaaagTATTTAAAAGAATTGCACATAAATCGTCTCAAAGTACTGAACTTCCCAAAATGAACGTAAATCATCCCAGGATAAACAAGTTTACACAATTTTGCCCTAAAACACATTAGGATAGGACGATTTATATGCATCTCACAAAACGCAGCAGCCTAGCATGATTTATGTGCAACAAGCTAATGCACAATAAGCTGTGACGATTTATGCATATAATCAAACCCTCAATAGCTTCCCACAAGTAATGTTTGCAAAAGAGAACCCCCATTGATAGCAAGGAAGGTATTGGAGAGAAGGAAAGGTAGGGAAAAAGACAGTCCACAacggaggaggaagaagaattCTTGGGATCAATGGCGGAGTAAGGCACGACCAAGTGAGTACAGGTGCACAGCGCAGCCAGAGGCGGAGGGCGACGACAGCAGCTACTAATCATGGTGATGGAAGCGTCGGTGGGCGGCGGAGGGGGGAAGTTCGCAGCAGGGTCAGGCAGGGTAGGGAGATAAGCAGTTTCAGTGAAAGATGGCGGGAAACGAGGGAAACATGTACCGATTGAATGGTATTACGCAAGTTGCAGGATTTATCGACGAAGAGGTCAGTTGCCAAACTTGTTTGTAATCTATATAGTTGATGACAATAATATATTAAATGattataatataatttcttAATGTAATTATCTTAATGTAATTTATATAGTTTGTAAATTAGttgttttttaatattttaggcTTAAAATGCTTTGGAATGTTGTGGTTGTTGTAAGGTTAGGGGTGAATTTcccttttaatatatatttttgttgttattatgCGGTTGAGTTGCAACTGTATATTCTTGTTTTATTAGCCAATTCAATGTGTTAGGAGCATTCGCAGGCAAAAGAAGATGATAATGCATGACCATATAATGTCGTACCTAGATAGTGCCGGATTACTACCTATTGCAAGGCTGAATGATTATTGGTTTAAGCTTGATGAGCCATCGATTAATGCATTTGTGGAGCGATGACATCTCGAAACCCACACATTTCACATACCTTTTGGGGAGTGTACAGTAACTTTACAGGATGTGGCGTATCAGTTCGGCCTCCTTGTTGATGGATTTGCAGTTAGTGGATGTCTCAGCGATTTTGAGCAGTTGATGGGGGAGAAAGCCTGTATAGGTGTGCTTCGAAGAGTTATTTGGGGAACTTCCACCTGACGATTGTATTGATGAGTTCACCGTgttgttttttttgtttcaaaacaAGTTCAGAGTCATGCTAACTAATGCATCAGAGACCACGGTACAGGTTTATGCACGTGGTTACATTATGATATTGTTGTCCACGATGCTTTTCAGGGAAAAGTCTGGTTTATTTACGGTAGTTTCCCTATGTTGCAGACTTCAACGGACTCGAAAAATATAGCTGAGGTTCTGATGCGGtatttataacccacacttactaaccggcaagtgcaccgggtcgtaccaagtaataccttacgtgagtaagggtcgatcccacgagaattgatggattaagcaacaatagtatttgataagattagttaggcaagcagaaaatagtgttttggtattcaaagagcattaaacacagacaaataaataagttgggaataatataatgagaagatagttaaggttttagagttatctatttttccggattaaattttttattactaactaatttaatcgTGCAAGATATAATTTCATGGAAAACTATTTGTGACTaggccctaattccttagaccttcctagtctcctctaaaattcattaactgccaattccttggtcagttaattccaattagagggtaaaaatcaattttcagtttatatgccacaaaaattctaattacccaaaaataagaggattatatgtcacgtatcccattaaatccaaataattaaaatttaggataatatgtttccaagctgttgttcaagtaaagagctttttcaagttttacaaaaactcaattagaacatgggtcatacttccgttccacccatattca
Above is a genomic segment from Arachis stenosperma cultivar V10309 chromosome 1, arast.V10309.gnm1.PFL2, whole genome shotgun sequence containing:
- the LOC130974798 gene encoding beta-glucuronosyltransferase GlcAT14B-like gives rise to the protein MDSNNNNSNNKQQKKKKWFLPLVFSLLISTILILLTIFISSDSTSLLYLYRSRLNTHHQLPNFVESKLNLSPTSSINTVPRIAYLISGSMGDGETLKRTLKALYHPRNQYAVHLDLEAPAHERLDLAKFVREEPLFAAVGNVRMVVKANLVTYRGPTMVTNTLHAAAILLRDGGDWDWFINLSASDYPLVTQDDLLHTLSSIPRHLNFIEHTSDIGWKEDQRAKPVIIDPALYSVNKSDVFWVTERRSVPTQYKLFTGSAWMMLSRQFVEYCLWGWDNLPRIVLMYYANFLSSPEGYFHTVICNADEFRNTTVNHDLHFISWDNPPKQHPHYLTDNNYQKMVESNAPFARKFGRKEPVLDKIDTELLGRNAEGYVPGKWFKQVNPNTSKSYSDIRNITELRPGPGAERLKRLINGLLSSEEFLTRQCS